The stretch of DNA TAAAAACAGGATCGCGCTACACGACGAAGTAGATACAAACTCTAACAAATCGATTGGAGCACCTTACTTGTGAAACATTTTTTGGTCGCTAAGTGCCTTTCCCTTAACACGGAAGTTGTCAGACCTGTTAAGTATTTacagtatatatgtataaatgtataCTTATAGAGCTTATACGATCGTGGTCGCAACTACCTTTTCATGCACCCTTGGTGTGCCATCTTCTGGTAAAGGTGGGTCGTTACTTGAATTGATGCAAGGTGTACGATTTTTCGAGAAAGTTTTTTTGAAGATTTTTCTGTTTTAGGATAAAAAAGTATTGTAGAGGCattcatattttaattgtaattgaTCTAATGTTACAATAACAAATGTTAACAAATTAAAACATGCGAGATTAACGTTATTCCCAACAAActtttaaatacattaaattCTCAAGATTTCATTCATATTATCTGAGATGCAGAACATACATAATGATAAACATACATTATTATTGAGCggttaaaatttgtaatttaattaaattaaatagacTGTACATTAAATCTTAAATCTAGATTCTTAAGTATTAAGTTCATTCTTCAATATTAAATGaactttcatttttcataattcttcGTAATAGCATTAAAAGTGATCATTTAAAGTAATACTCGATGTCATCGTGTTTCTAAAATCATTTTCGTCAACAAGTATAATATGTTTAATACGCATGGTCAGGATTTACATCGTTTACTACAGAAGTAGCTTCGTAAGCTAATCGTGCTGCCTCTCTTTGATTTGCAATTGCTGCATGCTCCTCGGCTATCTTCTGGTAGAGTTGAATATGTCTGTCCTTCGCTCTCCCCACACTCGCCGAATCCTGTAAGATGTTATACACGATCATCGGGTGAAAGCTACCGTACCGAATCTTCTCTAGCAATAAAATTAAGCCTCAATCGAGTATATTTGTTCACGACTGATACAAGAAACTTGGATAGAATTATTATTGGACTGCGGGTATCTAtgtaaaaattcatatttttataaatataattaagaaCCGTAATCTAGGTAAAAAATTGTCTTACACTGTACTTTGGATCTTTCGATATATCCATCATCAACGCATCATGCTTTTTcattaatgatatatttacaattcaATTTATCAATAATTTCAAATCTTAATTTGATTCTTTTACATCTCAATGGTTTGAAAAAACGACACATTTAATAAGGAGTAATAAATAGTAAATGCGTAGTATTCAGACCAGGTAATAATCCTTCAGCTAactaataattaaacaatcatagaatttaattattactgTTTGTTAAAAGACACAATTAAATGTTTATTACCCGTGGTAGATTGATTGGGACGCCATGAGCATTTGACTCGGCAATTTTCTGGTATAATCGAAAATGTTTTTCCTTCGCGAGTCTCACAGCTTCAGAATCGATAGGTTGGGCGATAGTATCttcataatttattaaagatGCGTGAAATCCACTTTCATCAGCAGCATATTGAACTGTTCGTATTTTATGCTTGGGATCGATGAAGGAATAAGAGCCTAAAatataaacaattaaaatttatttatataataaagacagtttataaattgaatatatattatttgtcGATATTTGTCCTAAATACAAACAAGATTacaaacacaaataaaattatttttatgtaaaacaaTAAACACAAGACAgaagttaaataaatatgtaaatatcttatatatcTTCATATATTATATGCATTCTGTGTATTTTTATGTCTTTAAATTCCGCATAAATGCATGAAAATCCATAGTCTAATTATAACCTGTAATAATGATTTCATAAGAAGCATTGAATTACCTTGAACATGTCCAGCGCCATCTCCACTCTCTTGATGAACACGATCAATGTTTCCAGGATATCGTCCCGCCTGGTATTGAAAACTGTAAGGTCTAGGAGGCGGTGGTGGAGTAGTTGTAGTCGTCGTAGAATATTCTGACAAAAGATGCGATACGTCCCCCAGGCAGGGGCTAATCAGAACGATTGCGATCTGATTCGAAAGTATAGTAATCTAATTAGCTATGTACACCGACCAGTTAATCGAATGTAATACAAGTTGACGTCACTTTtgtacaattacaattgagtAACAATTATGAATTTAGTTTATTACATGAATGTTTTAAATTATCAATAGATTTACCAATTTAGTTAAAGAGAATAtgaagaatatatatatatatatatatatatatatatatatgtatatatattcattaGTAATTCTTTCTATTTTAAGTTCATAGACAATATTTAtagagatataaaaattagaaaataaaaaactaatcaataattgtaattatgtgaaataataagaaacgaaTAAATCAATAATCATATGTCCAGATGATGAAAGATGAAACCTGCGTACGAAGTACATAAATACCAAACTGATTACGGAATCAAGAATAATAACttcaacaaacaaataaacaCGCGATGTAacagtatttattatttctattcttaaattttagttattttttaaatttcacgtATCAAATGTTTTACTGAATGAAACgaatcttatttaaaatacattgAAATTAATTGATGCTttagttaataaaaattgagaTATAATGGCGCGATTAAAATATTACGAAGAATTATATAACGATATTGATATGGATTAAACGATGATGATATTAAATATGGTGAAATTGATGTACATACCATTAGATTTCTCATCTTGGCTGCTATGAGTCGACACTTTCGTATAGACGAATCGACATAAACTGAGATACTCTGCCAGTGAAAGTAATATAAGAAACTAACGAAAAGGTGGAGGCAATACGTGTTAAGCCTGTTTTAATATTGGCGCTTCTTCGAACATAGTAAACATTCCTTTtcatagtaaaataattaaagcgGGTATTATAACGTGTTGTAACACGTTAAACATCTCTAGATCGAATCTGTTATCAATTTTTGctttaattttcaatgaaaattatgtaaaaaaagagattttattgaaattaccAAATAATTATATCTGAATAAAATTCtagtatattaaataaattttctataaaaagctaataaaaataaaattcaatgaaataaattctatatctgGAAAATCTATGCAATAAAAATACCTATGTATAATTTcataagaaaataatgaagtCGGGAAATCATTAAGAAACTAATATTATATgagataaaattaattataatttttatatatttattataaaataaatattttagaataaatTTACAATACGTAGGatagaaacagaaaaaaagaaggaaaaacaTTTATGCTCATTTATTCATAAATTATCTCAATGGATGGACTTTAACGAATTTGTTTAAATCTGTATAGACAATTGAGCATTTAATCAATATCGAGTTTCTTGAAAGTGCCTTCAACACCAAACAGATCGGTCGCTGTTTTCCCTTTACCTGCTCTCAATGATTCATTAACACGCCTTGTTTGTTCTTCTTCCAAAAACCAGTCACGATTATCCTCGAGCATTTTGACAGACTTTTCGTGGAGTTGCATTAATGGACCAGCCTTTCCACCTGCCTCGTTTGGTAATATATCTACTGGTAAAAATTTCGCTACTGTATCCAAAGTTGTATGTGTATGAAGCTGtaacaaattaatataatcaatTAATAGTACCGTAAAATcagttattaataatatcttCAGTGGGTTTCGaggtttaaaatttttaagtttGAAATAAATCTGAAGTGCAAGTTGTACCAATACTATTCTATTACCATGTCTAATAATTCCTTCTTCATGAACGGTTTCATCATATTCAGTATCACATCCATCACGCTcgtaatattcataaaatggAACCCTTTCAAGCGAACTGGCAATGCCTCttgcaaataaaaaagatacttCTTCAAACCCATCGGATTCAATCGAGCAGCGTGACCGAATACAACGTTCTTCATATCGAATAAAATGATGTGCCCCTGAGTTGTGCCTTCTTTGTAAAGCCACAAATCAAGCACCATGCTCAGAAATTTCATTGCATCGTTATAGACATAATTCGAAGGATCCGTATCGATTAGTCTTCCGTAAAGAACAGCGTAACCTTCTGGCGTTTTCGTCTCTAAAACTTGAATAGATCTAAAAAtccaataattattaaattactaaAAACTCCAAAATCactattatataattaataagattaattgagatttatatttttcgacGCTTAGCTTAAATATCGGGTTATTCAGAAGGTTTGTAGCGAAATTTGAAAAGAGATAATCTATTactgtaaatattaattagaattaGAATTACAAGCAAGGATTAGAATTTTATTGATTAATACACGCagatttaatatatttataattttacgagTTTTCCTTTGAACATCTTTTCGCTTTTTCACAATTTCGCCAAATATACAGTAGAGTAGAGATTTATGTAGATTATTAGAAACATAATGAATTCTCTAAACAActtgataaataatataatacgttaatactcatttttcttttttttttttttgtgaatgATAACATGTATTAGCAAAGAACAGATAATGGGTTCTGTGCGTGAAATTAGTAATTAAGTGTAGTATTATACGTAATATAAGATAATTAAACGTGAGAAGATTAATACGTGAGCTTTTAATTAAGAACAATGACTGTGAAGATGAAGCATGTATGGTATTTGTTAGGCGCCTTTAGTTACTACATTCAATTTCagttgtaattattatttataatggaataataatacactatatatgtatatggcTTAGAGAAATCGAATTCTTTAACGCTAGAGCTATCAGTAACTAAAGTATACCCACATTGTCTGAAAAGATTTCCTTAATTCCTTCGTCCCTAAAGGATCTCTATTGGAAAAGAATTCGGGTACGTGGCTCCTCACAGTATAATATGCATCAATAGTCGTTTTTGTGGGTTCCATCCGATAGTAATTACTATGTAGAAATAACACCAATTCGGAATCTGTTATTTTTGGTAGATGAGGCTGTTTCTTGTACCAGTCTCTTAACATCTGCATGTCTTCCTCTTTCAGGTCTTGATTATTCTTTAACTCATCTTCATATTTCATTCCTTGGGATGCCATATTTGAGTTCCTTCAAAAATTTGACAAATCTCCTTTATATCATAAGACTCACAAGGAAACTTTAAAACACAGTCTTTAAATTTTGATCAAATACGTAaacttaatttttatttagctttttacttattaattaatttgtagCTTCCGGTTTTGttttatctttgaaaattTGCAGTTTTGTTGGATGAGAAGAATGTTTTTCCTATTTAAGATACAGATTTTACTAGAATCTTGTAATTTTCATgtatacatgaaatatatgtaattttaaatatctacAGAAACTATTAACGATATAATTTAGTTATCAACTTCGATAcaagaataattttataaaatgtacagtaaaatttataaaatattcttacaTATAATAATGAACTCAGacgtaaattattaattttacaatgaTACAATGTACaagcaataaaatattcacgATATGAATGATTAATTTTGAGACATCGatttttccaaaaatattgtaaaaatgcATCAAAGTCGATGTGGAAAGACTCctatttaattttcttgaataaattgatgatactaatattttatatttatggccttaaaaatttttaacgaaagtcgtaattttgtttattgaataattaaaatgaaatatttgaaaaaaatggaACACTTCAGTACCAAGGAAAGCTTATTTCCTGAAGATCACTTCAACGCGATACTACGGTGGCGGTTTGAATAGTACTAACTTCTTTAGAGATCCGAGTACAATCGAGTGATGGAATGAGTTAATATCGGATAATCACACATAGCGTGACAGTCGAGGTCGTCAGACTTCCAAGTGCCAAATTATATATCTTAACATGACATGAAAAATCCTATGAAAGATTCTATGAAAATTGATATGTTTTTATATAACCACTTATGATGCATAATAAAGTCAACGAGATGTGTAAACATATAATGAAACGTTTATATAAATAACTTTTACATATGGTATTTTAAAAAGATGtaaacaattaaatttaagGATGTTGAGTTAGTTACAAATACTGCGATATATCAAGcaattaatattaagaaatatcagataattattattaagaatatTAGGGAATATTAGGTAATCTATTATTTGTTTAATGGTTTAATAATGACTAATTagtagaaattattttctaaattctgGAATGTATGAGATTAATTCAAGTACTAAACTATTAGGAAAAGTTTTTTTCTTATCATTCTGATCAAGCAAAAATGTATAGACGTAATGTACTGGATAGAAATAAAATGCATCATGACGTTGAATAATATGTCCCACAATATTGCAAACAGGAACTTGTcattaaagaaaattgttaGGTTACGGATACCGAAGTCGGACTTTAAAATGATGCACACGTAGACAAAGTGTCAGTTTTACATTAGATTACACCGCAAGGTATCAGTAATAAAAGTGAATCGTTTAGCCAAAAAGATTGGCAAACTAGTCAATTATTATCTGTATTTGTGTTTATTTTGTAATAGTTAATTTATTAGATTAATAATTGCattgtttaaatttttacattgttttatcatgattatttatcaaaaagaAATATGTGTATAACGAGCAccaattttctaaaatatattcttaCAACCTTGTACAACTTAAATATTCTATcattttcttgaaattatttatgaaattatacatGGAAGAGTTTCATAAAGAATTGAAAGGAGATGATTTCGAAAATTCCTTTGTGATAAATTACCAAGAATATATCTTGTTACCCAAAAATGTATGAAGCTGTAAATATTAACAGGTAGCAATTAGTACGTAACGGTATAGTTAATCGTAGAACTAAAGAATTCTACTGGCTCTAATTACTAGCATACGaacagaaaaattaaacaaagaaGACAACGATTTATTGAGTAAAATGAACACAACTCGTGTACAGTAATAAAACTTTATTACTCTTTATAAGATACGCGTAACAAATAGGTTTCTCAGAATTTAAATACCAAAAATTGTTCACAAAGTCGCATACAGAGAGGAGATTgttcattaaataaaaaatatgagaTCGATACTGTCTTAATCTATGTCGAGCTTTTTGAATGTGCCCTCGACACCAAACAGATCATTGGCGATGTTACTTTTTCCAATACGCAACGACTCATCCACCTTGCCatatttcatttcttcgaGGAACCATTCTCGTTTACTGTCGATTTCATTTATCCGCGCTTCCTGCATGTCAGCTAGCGATCCAGCTTTTCCACCGATTTCATTCGGTAAGAGATCGAGAGAGATGTATTCTTCCAGTGTTTTTAACGACGAATGCAGGtgtatctaaaaaaaaaaaaaaaaaagaaaaaatatggaaactggtgaaatgtaaaataatatttaactttaaaaaatatatcgaagaatttctatacaaatatttttatttggtaATCGTGCTTTGTGTTCTcacttgaattttatttttactatgtTCAAATACTTCCGTGAGTCGCTGGTACAGATTAttcatttcaataaaaattattgataatattacgaaatattttagataagaagaaaaataatttctgaaGGATTAACATGGTAATTGCAATATCGTTTCACGTACGGAATAAATAATGCACCTACTTCGTAACACTTTTAGCATCGAGAAATGCATCACCGTTGTTGCTCTACAGAGCGgaaaattatcattttatgCAAAGTCTAACATAGATAAGTAATTATTTCTTATGTAAACCGTCGTCGAAAAAGACATATATGATACATAAATTACAAATGATACACCGATGTTCTCGTAATACGTGagcaaaatattatgaaactAATGTAATGTAATCGATACATACAATACCAGGAAATTCGCGTTAACTagtgtataattaattattcaataaacacaaaatgaaaattgtaatTCAACAGATGTTACTAAAATACCAATAAATCTTAAGTCAAAATATCTGGTTTTAACATTCAACGTATTATTCATATTccttttatcatttttcacaaataaaatatatttcgaaatttgaaAAGGAGTGTACATCTGTTggtatacaaacatgaaaaaGAGACGAATAGAACAGCAGATTCGGATAAAACTGCAGATacttttaatctttttatattgttatacaaataattaatgatGGAACTAAAACTCTGAATCTCGTTATAAAATTCCTTACCATGTTCCAAAGTTCCTTTTTCATAAACGGTTTTGCCATATTCAGGATGACATCCATCACTGAAGGagtattaataaaatgtatgCCCTTTATACGAACAGGTATGGCTTCCTGAACGTACATCACTAGCTTTTTCATCCCCATAGGATTTATCCGCCCTACGTGGCCGAGAGTCACGTTAGATGTATCTGCGATAAAAATATAGCCATCGCAAGTGCCATTTTTCAAACCAATCAAATCGCATCCCATGAAGATATTCTTATTACTATCTTCGAAAGAATAGTGCGATGGATTAGTATCCATTAACCTTCCGAAGAGTATCT from Bombus huntii isolate Logan2020A chromosome 3, iyBomHunt1.1, whole genome shotgun sequence encodes:
- the LOC126863407 gene encoding uncharacterized protein LOC126863407, with the translated sequence MRNLMIAIVLISPCLGDVSHLLSEYSTTTTTTPPPPPRPYSFQYQAGRYPGNIDRVHQESGDGAGHVQGSYSFIDPKHKIRTVQYAADESGFHASLINYEDTIAQPIDSEAVRLAKEKHFRLYQKIAESNAHGVPINLPRDSASVGRAKDRHIQLYQKIAEEHAAIANQREAARLAYEATSVVNDVNPDHAY
- the LOC126863575 gene encoding uncharacterized protein LOC126863575, whose amino-acid sequence is MVNKKMIPLPYPFSLEEELKKNSELKMSDIEMLREWCDKQQHLPKPSNLHLILFLHSNYYSMEAAKNTIENFFTIRSHVPEFFDNRDPLGSKELRQAFNVVFSSELPGLSKHGYKILFGRLMDTNPSHYSFEDSNKNIFMGCDLIGLKNGTCDGYIFIADTSNVTLGHVGRINPMGMKKLVMYVQEAIPVRIKGIHFINTPSVMDVILNMAKPFMKKELWNMIHLHSSLKTLEEYISLDLLPNEIGGKAGSLADMQEARINEIDSKREWFLEEMKYGKVDESLRIGKSNIANDLFGVEGTFKKLDIENSNMASQGMKYEDELKNNQDLKEEDMQMLRDWYKKQPHLPKITDSELVLFLHSNYYRMEPTKTTIDAYYTVRSHVPEFFSNRDPLGTKELRKSFQTISIQVLETKTPEGYAVLYGRLIDTDPSNYVYNDAMKFLSMVLDLWLYKEGTTQGHIILFDMKNVVFGHAARLNPMGLKKYLFYLQEALPVRLKGFHFMNITSVMDVILNMMKPFMKKELLDMLHTHTTLDTVAKFLPVDILPNEAGGKAGPLMQLHEKSVKMLEDNRDWFLEEEQTRRVNESLRAGKGKTATDLFGVEGTFKKLDID